A genomic window from Sorex araneus isolate mSorAra2 chromosome 2, mSorAra2.pri, whole genome shotgun sequence includes:
- the SMIM23 gene encoding small integral membrane protein 23 has translation MVIPQAGSRGRMAGELVERRSSPGEDKKQTLLTLLILVLYLCTGMTGRSWEASERIRGCNYAQSSAAAPGLSYPASEPREQPMKALRRWLKDHLQAFLEKLEGEVRELERLVRELEGWLDALLGEPPEPLCSSLGDHA, from the exons ATGGTGATCCCACAggcgggcagcagggggcgcATGGCTGGCGAGCTGGTGGAGCGGAGGAGCAGCCCCGGTGAGGATAAGAAGCAG ACCCTGCTGACATTGCTGATCCTGGTGCTGTACCTGTGCACGGGCATGACGG GAAGAAGCTGGGAGGCATCCGAGAGAATCCGAGGGTGTAACTACGCCCAGAGCTCTGCGGCCGCCCCG GGACTGAGCTACCCGGCCAGCGAGCCCAGGGAGCAGCCCATGAAGGCCCTCCGGCGGTGGCTGAAGGACCACCTGCAGGCGTTCCTGGAGAAGCTGGAGGGGGAGGTGCGGGAGCTGGAGCGGCTGGTGCGGGAGCTGGAGGGCTGGCTGGACGCCCTGCTGGGGGAGCCCCCCGAGCCCCTCTGCTCCAGCCTCGGGGACCACGCgtga